One segment of Leeia aquatica DNA contains the following:
- the cdd gene encoding cytidine deaminase, translating into MDRQALVEAARLAREGAYVPYSRFQVGAALRTRDGRVFTGCNIENASYPLCNCAERTALFSAIAAGMRPGEVAELAVIGDTEGPISPCGACRQVMLELCAPDTPVILANLGDARLVTTVGELLPFGFSGRDLGVV; encoded by the coding sequence ATGGACCGCCAGGCACTGGTAGAAGCTGCCCGTCTGGCCCGTGAAGGGGCCTATGTACCGTATTCCCGTTTCCAGGTGGGGGCCGCGTTGCGCACCCGTGATGGGCGGGTGTTTACCGGTTGTAATATCGAGAATGCATCCTACCCCTTGTGTAATTGTGCAGAGCGTACCGCCTTGTTCAGCGCCATCGCAGCGGGCATGCGCCCGGGTGAAGTGGCCGAGCTGGCCGTGATCGGTGATACCGAAGGGCCGATTTCACCGTGCGGCGCCTGCCGTCAGGTGATGCTGGAGCTGTGTGCACCGGATACGCCGGTGATCCTGGCCAATCTGGGGGATGCCCGTCTGGTCACCACCGTGGGTGAGCTGTTGCCGTTTGGCTTCTCCGGACGTGATCTGGGTGTGGTGTGA